The genome window ggacattaggagaaatttcttcacagaaagggtgactggaatggactgcccagggaCGTGGTGGAGTCCCGGTGTCTGGAGGTTCTTAAGCACTATACTTAATGCCACGGTCTAGTTGCCGTGATGATGTTcggtcataggttggactcgatgatctcacTGGTCTTTTCCGACCtaatttattctgtgattctgtgattcttaaatacatacacacaaaCGAGGGGATCCCTACCGACCGAGCGCCTCTGAAGCGGCACTCCAGGGTCCCGTCCCCTCAGAGCCGCGGCCGCCCGCGCccagcagggggcgctgtgcccGGCATGGCGGCCGCGCGCCGGAAGCGGCAGCCCGGCCCCTctccaagatggcggcgcccaggCGCGGTGTGGCTGCGGGAAGGATGAAGCGGGGGGCGgccgcccgcgcccgccgcggcGGGAAACTGGACCGGCTGCGGCAGGCGGTGCAGGACTACGTGCAGGCGGCCGGCGGCCAGCCGCCGCTGGCCCTGCTCAAAGATTCGGAGAAGTACAACCGCAGGAGCCGCCGGGAAGCCAGGAAGGAGAAGCGCAGACTAaagcggagccgccgccgccgacTCCAACGCGGGGAGCTGGTGGAGGCTCCCACCGCCCCGGCCAAGTCCCCCGCAGCCAAGCCCGCTCCAGTCAAGCCGGCCCCGGCCAAGCCCGCTTCGGCCAAGCCCACTCCGGCCAAGCCGGGCCAGGCCAAGCCGGCTCCTGCCGCCCGTCCCGGAGCCCTGGCTTCGCCCGCCGCTGGGAAGCAGCGGCCCAGGCCGGTGTCGGCACCGGCACCGACAGCCCTTGAGGCCCCCTCCGCCGCCGCAGCCACCTCGGCACGAAAACGGGCCCTGCTGGAAGCCaacgaggaggaggagaaggagatcCGGCGGCTGGAGCGGCAGCTGGGGCTCGGGAAGCGTCGCAAGAAGCAGGAGGGGCCCGCGAACGAGCGGCTGCCGCAGAGCTTCCTGCGGGACGGGCTGGGATACGTGCTGGGGGCGCTGGGCACACGGGCCGGGCTCAGCCAGCTCTGCGAGAGCAGCGACGACGAGACCGAGCAGCAGGACACCGAGCCCGggccgcggcagcgcccggcggggaaggaggaggatggtgAGGACGAGGAGGATGGCGACGACGAGGAAGATGGTGAGGGCGAGGAGGATGGTGAGGACGCCTCAGAGCCCTCCGAGGCGGATGATGTGGAAGGACATGGCGAGAGCGAGAGCTCATCTCCCGAGGACGGCGGGGTCCCAGAGGCCAGCGAGCCCTCgagcgaggaggaggaggaggaggaggcagaggtaGGATGTTCGCCTCAGAGAGCACAGACCTGCTTCCCAAAGCACATCCTGCAGCCTGAACAGAGAGCAGGGTTGCATCGCCGCTGTTAAGCCCAGGTGTTCGCTGTCCGCTCGGGCCACGTGGAGCGTTGTCCTGGTTCTAAACAGTCGGATCCAGCGACACTGTTGACTCGAGGGGTCTGCCAGGTCCTGGAGACACTTGTTAGACGTGGAGGGAGAGTTCCCGAGTTGTGGGGGTCCCAGTTGCCGGGGTACCAGTcgtgggtttctctgggtctggattgaagcacttgagacagtagttcatgttcagactcaagtgtttattatttcttatcagtaaaacagtcttATTACTGTGAGttgggcagcttttcattagaaggcacaaaatggctaacaacctcttgttccaaggtcttttaagactaaactatccaattcagaactgacacctggattatttccccttttaacccaataactgatccaaaagagctgcaatggggacttttctgcccaattacaaaatgccacccaaacccaagaagaagaaggaagaagcagcatggagaagaaacccaggacaaccccctgtgccctccatcttgcttccatccacaacatactaaaaatcccaaaacctcaatttctcaccaagtgatacacctacactactctctataatctatttcacacttttctGGATTCTggtctatcttgaagtctgggaaactttctccatgagtgagggtcaaagtcagtgcttccctgggggtcagggcaccccagagcagacagagaaatattcccagtgccctgggtttccacactgAGTCAGGCTGGTGGCAGATAATACCCTACAGCACAAGGGATGTGGGAGCTGTGTGAGAAATCTGCAAATAaaaggagctgccctggcattAGAGTGTAGGAATATGATCAAGGCCTTCTGCAGAGAGAGCTTGTGTTGAAATCAGCGGTGGTTACACACTGAAATGTTACTTTCTGAACGATCTTAGAGGTTCTGCCAGTATTAGGTCTTGTTGAATGGGTGGAGGAGAGGAGGTCACACAGGGCATTTAGCTTTCATGGGCCTAAATAAAACTTGAGTAAAACCAAGATTTAAGATGCCAGGTTTTAATGACCATAACTTAAAGAAATTTAGAGAAAAGGGGCTTTGCTGTTGTCAAGTTTGTCATAAAGGATTATTTTTCACCTGCTTCTTTTCTTCATGTTGTTCCTTTGGTGTTGATATTAGATGGTAAGATATATCCTTAACTAAAAGTTTGGCACTTTAATCTTAAATAGAAATGTATATTTGTGTTCAAGTGTTTAAGATAGTGGTCTCATTGAtaccttgttttgttttccccctaAGAGTGATAATCACGGTGCTACAAAGTATGTTCCTCCTCAAATAAGGAAAGCACAGGAGACACTTGATgacaagaaaagagaagaattgGGAAGACTGAAGAAAATGGTGAATGGCCTCATTAATAGGTAGTGTAATGAGGAAAGTCATTAATCTTTCTGGATCAATGTGACAATGCTCATCATTCAAGCCCTGGTGGCAAGGATGTGACTTTTCTCTTCACAAACTGATTTTAAGTTGGCAATCATGTCTGCTATTGTTAAGAATAATTATCTTTATTGGTATAAATTCTTCAAAGTTAGTCATTATAGATGTTGAAAcatctagaaaataaatttaagattGGGCTGGATTCCACACAGCAGTTCCCTGCAAGTGCTAGCTGTAATTCACTAAGTGTCAGTTGGAGtatgcttattaaaaaaaactcagaagaaaacaggttttagtttgttttgggtttattttaataaattaaatttctctaaCACTACATCTGAAGAGGAGCAACCCTTCCTAGGTTTAAGTACTGCAGAATAGAAAAAGTAATTAacattaatttcagttttagaggtttttttaaatcagaaatatATTGGCAGTTATCATCTGTTACCTGTAAAACATAGACTAGAATTTGTTCAGTCATTTGAAATTTGATATACCATATACATTAAagtattaattattttcatacttAGTTTCTTCAAAGACCTGATGTGCCACAGTTAAAACTGCTAAAACCAATCTCTTTTTGTAATAAATCTGTTCAGTGTGACAGTCAGCAGATTGACAGTGGTTTGTAAATACTGTCGCTAACACgtttttacatgtatttttttaaactacacTAGAATTAAATGTACTATACTTTTTTAGTTTagtaaacacagaaaaatacaaacatttccTTCCACTCATCTTACCAATCTTCaatcttttcttctgaagtcAAACTAGTTTCTCTAAAAAGAATAGCTGTTTGTTGGGTGAACTCAAAATTGTGGAATCATGTAAGGAGCAGAAAGAGTGAACATTGGATTTTGTTTCTCCACAGGCTGAGTGAACCAAATTTGTCCTCCATCAGTGGACAGATGGAAGAGCTCTACATGGCCAACAGCAGAAAGGACATGAATGACACTCTGACAGACATTCTCATGAGTGCCTGTGTTACTGCAGTTGCCATGCCTGCAAGACTCCTGATGGAGCACGTCCTTCTGGTCAGCATCCTTCATCATAATGTAGGAATTGAGGTAATTCTTCTGCTGGGGACAAATTTTGTGTAGTAATGCATATTGTAGAGTGTTCTCCTTGACATTTTGTTTGAATTGCCTTGTAATTTTTAACTGTGTGGCACTGACAAGCATCTTTATTTGAGTTTCATCAGTATTTTGTGGTTTATTTGCAAGGCTTCCACAAGGAAAGGGTCTTAGTCCATTGCTTTATCTGATTTTATCTCCTCCATGAGTTACCACTAGTCAGTTATAAACCCATCATTTTTTTCATCACAATCTTTCTGCAACCAGTAGAAAAGTTTCTAACTTTCAAAGTTTCTAACCTTCAGTTTCTCTTCCCTTTAGTTACACTGATCTGTTTCTGTTCTCATGGATACATGAGGGTATTGTTTTTGAGCTGTGTATATCCAGATAAGTGTTGCAAATGCAGGAATTCTTTTACAATGGTGGATAAACTTCTTTCCTAAGCAAATCATGCAAATCATCAGTGGAATTAAGTAGTTATAACATGGAAtattaaaaacttcaaaaagcGTGGCAATTTTTGGAggggattttgttttgtgtttttaaaccTGATGAATGAGGTAAAATCCCTCTTGCCCAAGGTGATGCTGAAGCTCCTGATGTCAAAGAGAATATTTTAGCTAATTTTAGTGAGATGTCTGTCAGGAAACTAAAGTTGTTTCAGCAGTGTATTCCTATTAGAttactcttttttcttccccccacaTCTCAATGCAAAAGGTATATTAATGCAAGTTTTTTAATTTGTCATACTGTGGCCTGAATGCTGGCTTTGATACCATATTAAATATCAGATGGATGCAATTAAAGCAACTTTCTCTATGTAGCCTTGGcattaaacttttattttgtccCTCTTTGCTGCTTGAAAAGCAGTTCTGACTGAAAATACAatgtttctgtaaaataaatgtaCAATATGCATTACATGAAAGTGTGACAGTACAGCTGCACTGAAGATTAGGTTGAGCAATGCAGAAGTTGCCCTGTGTTTATAAATTTGTGCAGCCGTTGCATAGTTAACACCCCAGCTGGGTCAGGGCTTGTAATGCAGGTCAGTACTGCTGCTGGGACTCCTGGTTTTCTTAAGATCAGCAGATTTTAGCACAACAATAATGGGTGAAGGTCTTACTTAGTAGCAATGTATTCATTACCTCCCTGTGTTTTAGAGCCTGTAGGCTTTCTAATCCCAGCCTTTAGCATCAGTTCTctcttcagaaataaatatattccaaaatttcttttcccagctgtaCCACGGACAAACATCTAAAAATTATCCCCACTTCAAAAGCAGCTGCACCTTATGCTCAGCAACTGTGAAAACTtggtattttgggtttttttcacaataTTAGTTTTTATCCTTCTCTTAAGGAGTTTGTTCTGGAATGCCACACTCAGgaatgtgtttgctttttgacatgcagcttttcctggaTGAATGGCTAGCAGTAACAGCATGCTAATCTGACAGCTGGAAAGATGCTAATATGTGTCCATGAATATTATGTAAATAAATGCTGGTGTATGTGTACAGTAGGTTcataatatttgtttttcttgcacaGGCTTTAAAAGGCAACTGGATGTCAAATGTGAGGTGTAAATAACATAGACTTCTACAAAAATGTCTCACCACTTAAATATTTGTGTATGTAAATGTAGAATATCCCTATTGGTTGAAAGGAGCAacagtatttctttaaaattaatagtGGCAGTGACCCAAAAATGAGTTTTACAGATGTCTGTAAAATCTACTTAGAGTTAACTGCtggatcttttttttccccttaatggAATTGTTGCCAGGTCGGTGCTCACTTTTTGGAAGCTGTGGTGAAGAAATTTGATGAACTCTGTAAAAGTGATGCTGAAGGGAAGGAATGTGAAAATCTGCTTGCCTTGATTGCTCATCTGTATAACTTCCATGTGGTTCATTGCCTGCTGATCTTTGATATTCTGAAAAAGCTTGTTAGCACTTTCACTGAAAAAGAGATTGAgctgattttgtttcttctgaaaaatgtggGCTTTTCCTTAAGAAAAGATGATGCATTGGCTTTGAAAGAACTGATCACTGAAGCCCAGAGGAAagcaagcacagcagagaagaaattcCAGGATCAAACAAGGGTATGTGTTTGTTCTAAAGATTTCATATTCTCAGCAGCCTGTAATAAGTACTTGGATACATAGTTTAATTTACAGAAACGTTTTCTGCTACATTCTATTCTGATTCTAAATTACCATTAGCGTGACATTCTTCTTGTTTGTCTTTCTGCATTAGTTCTTAGGACACCGGTTCCAAAATGCTCATGATGGATGGGACAGGACTGGTTTGTCTCTTATGCAATGGacagtttttctgtttcatgatACTTTATACACTTCAAAAAATAGGTGTTTAGCAGATGAAGCTTGTACACAAATTACTGTAACAGGGATAAAAGCAAACATGTTCTATTTAAATTTTGGTGTATAttggcagctgagctgcttATTCTCCCAGAATAGTAATTTCAAAGTACACTCTTGTACTTTATTTAATAAACCCACAGCTTAGAATTGACAGAACCAATTCTTTTCCCCACAGGTTCGGTTCATGCTGGAGACCATGCTGGCACTTAGGAACAATGACATGAGGAAGATCCCTGGCTACGATCCTGAGCCAGTTGAAAGACTCCGCAAATTGCAGAGAGCTCTGGTGAGAACTTGCTTGGCTGGTGTAGCCTTGTTATTCTTAATGCAAGAGTAATTATTTGTATTGGATTTCAGCtttcttggggattttttgttggtGTGTTTTTTGGAGTTCTTTTTGACAGAATGGGCACTTTGTCTAGAACAACCCAGTATAAAAGGGATGAAAGTAATTTATCAGTGCAGGATGTGCATATCAGGTTAAGAGGCCAGGCAAAAACAAGCTAGGTAACCTAGTTTTGTAGGATTTCCTCTCTTAAATTTTTACAGTCCTTCTGATGCACTTCTAGACTCTGTTGTTGAAAATTCTTATTTTGTTCAGAGTTTAAAATTTTTGCCATTAGAGCTGTACAACACATAAGGCAGTTTGTTGTGTCATTTTATGTAGTCACAAATGTTCAAAAGGGAAATTGTGACCAGATTGTAGGATGCTGCAATGTCAGCATCCTCTTAATTCTAATCAAACTTTGTGATTGAAAGATTTCTACTTTTTAGATTAGTATatcttttttcaaataaaaaacccaagagCTTCTACATGTAGATTTATGTAACTTTatgcatttaataaaatatatcataTGGGAAACCTGTAAATTCTGTTCAGGTTGCTGATTGAAACAAAGGTTAGGGAGGAACCATGGGAAGACCTTTATGAAGATATGAATTTATATGTTTAaagtttttgtttaaaaacaattttaagtAATCAAAGTATTTGTTGTGGTCTgtaagaagagagaaaaaatgtttcaaataaaaGCTCCTGTGTTggtttttacttttgttttgttattcAAGGTTCACAGCAGTGGTTCAGGTAAAGACACCCAGCTCCGCGTGTCCCTGGAGTCTCTCCTCAGCGCTGACCAGGTCGGTCGCTGGTGGATCGTGGGCTCATCCTGGAGTGGAGCACCAATGATCAGTGATACCAAAAGCCAGGctcagcaaaagctgcacataGGAAAGGTAAATCCAAATTAAAAGTCAAAGTGTTTGTGATCTCTTGAAGATTTGTCAGGAAGTTCATTTCAGAGCCCACCAGAAAACCTTCACATGCTCTTGTAAGATCAAGCTTTTGGACTGTAAATTctgctctctgttttttttaaaacattgtaCTCATGTGCTTCATAAGAGCTGTTACTACAAATATGGTATAGCTTGTTTTTTCTTATCCTGTGGAATTGCTGAGGTGAAAGAAAAGACTTGATTCGCTTGATTCAGCAGTGGATTTGCTAGTAGGAATTCTGACAGGTTGTGGTGTCTATCTGTGGCATATATCCAAGCTGATTCCAAAAGTAATGTGATGAGATGGTCATGGTGAATTACTTATGTTAAAGAAGCATGTCTTAAAATTAATTGGCACAATTAAAGTagaataaaatgtatttccatAGTTGAAAAAGCTTCTGATGATATCTGTGCCTCTGGACAAAAGCTCGGGACCTTTGGACTGGTGATTCATGATTTACTGGAGAGCTTCACTGGTGGTGTTATTTAAGGC of Molothrus ater isolate BHLD 08-10-18 breed brown headed cowbird chromosome 1, BPBGC_Mater_1.1, whole genome shotgun sequence contains these proteins:
- the NOM1 gene encoding nucleolar MIF4G domain-containing protein 1 isoform X1, translated to MAAPRRGVAAGRMKRGAAARARRGGKLDRLRQAVQDYVQAAGGQPPLALLKDSEKYNRRSRREARKEKRRLKRSRRRRLQRGELVEAPTAPAKSPAAKPAPVKPAPAKPASAKPTPAKPGQAKPAPAARPGALASPAAGKQRPRPVSAPAPTALEAPSAAAATSARKRALLEANEEEEKEIRRLERQLGLGKRRKKQEGPANERLPQSFLRDGLGYVLGALGTRAGLSQLCESSDDETEQQDTEPGPRQRPAGKEEDGEDEEDGDDEEDGEGEEDGEDASEPSEADDVEGHGESESSSPEDGGVPEASEPSSEEEEEEEAESDNHGATKYVPPQIRKAQETLDDKKREELGRLKKMVNGLINRLSEPNLSSISGQMEELYMANSRKDMNDTLTDILMSACVTAVAMPARLLMEHVLLVSILHHNVGIEVGAHFLEAVVKKFDELCKSDAEGKECENLLALIAHLYNFHVVHCLLIFDILKKLVSTFTEKEIELILFLLKNVGFSLRKDDALALKELITEAQRKASTAEKKFQDQTRVRFMLETMLALRNNDMRKIPGYDPEPVERLRKLQRALVHSSGSGKDTQLRVSLESLLSADQVGRWWIVGSSWSGAPMISDTKSQAQQKLHIGKVSSKIMELARKLRMNTDIRRSIFCVLMTSEDFMDAFEKLLRLGLKDQQEREIVHVILYCCLQEKTFNPFYAFLANKFCGHERRFQVTFQFSIWDKIRDLENLSAAAISNLVSLLAHLIRTKSLPLSVLKVIEFSELDKPKVRFLRQVLSTLLTKADEEEITDIFMRISDNPKLQMLREGLKLFLTHFLLKHAQAQKSAEEASLLKKRVELATKALEAKEPKLKL
- the NOM1 gene encoding nucleolar MIF4G domain-containing protein 1 isoform X2, which produces MAAPRRGVAAGRMKRGAAARARRGGKLDRLRQAVQDYVQAAGGQPPLALLKDSEKYNRRSRREARKEKRRLKRSRRRRLQRGELVEAPTAPAKSPAAKPAPVKPAPAKPASAKPTPAKPGQAKPAPAARPGALASPAAGKQRPRPVSAPAPTALEAPSAAAATSARKRALLEANEEEEKEIRRLERQLGLGKRRKKQEGPANERLPQSFLRDGLGYVLGALGTRAGLSQLCESSDDETEQQDTEPGPRQRPAGKEEDGEDEEDGDDEEDGEGEEDGEDASEPSEADDVEGHGESESSSPEDGGVPEASEPSSEEEEEEEAESDNHGATKYVPPQIRKAQETLDDKKREELGRLKKMVNGLINRLSEPNLSSISGQMEELYMANSRKDMNDTLTDILMSACVTAVAMPARLLMEHVLLVGAHFLEAVVKKFDELCKSDAEGKECENLLALIAHLYNFHVVHCLLIFDILKKLVSTFTEKEIELILFLLKNVGFSLRKDDALALKELITEAQRKASTAEKKFQDQTRVRFMLETMLALRNNDMRKIPGYDPEPVERLRKLQRALVHSSGSGKDTQLRVSLESLLSADQVGRWWIVGSSWSGAPMISDTKSQAQQKLHIGKVSSKIMELARKLRMNTDIRRSIFCVLMTSEDFMDAFEKLLRLGLKDQQEREIVHVILYCCLQEKTFNPFYAFLANKFCGHERRFQVTFQFSIWDKIRDLENLSAAAISNLVSLLAHLIRTKSLPLSVLKVIEFSELDKPKVRFLRQVLSTLLTKADEEEITDIFMRISDNPKLQMLREGLKLFLTHFLLKHAQAQKSAEEASLLKKRVELATKALEAKEPKLKL